Proteins encoded by one window of Sediminicoccus rosea:
- a CDS encoding TRAP transporter large permease, with the protein MITGIAFAVLLFIGAPIGIVLGLSAAAYIFASNNQVLLGSYPIQMFGGVENYGLLAIPLFLILGEIMNGAGITTRLIGLARAFVGTVRGGLAYINVLANALMASILGSAAAQIAIMSRVIVPEMDREGYDRRFSVATTASAGLLAPIIPPSMMFVVYAVLARVATGDMFLAGIIPGLMMTAGFFLVIFCVGLVSPFPAPRPLGWGDRLRLLRDGALTLLIPVVIIGSITTGVATATESAAVACVAAYLIGRFVTREFHDRDLPRMLLAAGRNAAVVLFMVATAAVFGWVLTFGKVPQDIAAWIQTIATGPVSFMLLVNFILLVIGTVIDGIPGLIMVVPILLPIATDIYGIDPVHFGVVVSINLVLGLVSPPVGIALFIAAAVTKMKPGQIFLWTIPYCVTTAVVLVLLSIFPALTLYLVR; encoded by the coding sequence TTGATCACCGGCATCGCCTTCGCCGTCCTGCTCTTCATCGGCGCGCCCATCGGCATCGTGCTCGGGCTCTCGGCCGCGGCCTATATCTTCGCCAGCAACAACCAGGTGCTGCTCGGCTCCTACCCGATCCAGATGTTCGGCGGCGTCGAGAATTACGGCCTGCTCGCCATTCCGCTGTTTCTCATCCTGGGCGAGATCATGAATGGCGCGGGAATCACCACGCGCCTGATCGGCCTCGCCCGCGCCTTCGTGGGGACGGTGCGCGGCGGCCTTGCCTACATCAACGTGCTGGCCAATGCGCTGATGGCGAGCATCCTGGGCTCGGCCGCGGCGCAGATCGCCATCATGAGCCGCGTCATCGTCCCCGAGATGGACCGCGAGGGCTATGACCGCCGCTTTTCGGTCGCCACCACCGCCTCGGCGGGGTTGCTCGCCCCCATCATCCCGCCCTCCATGATGTTCGTCGTCTATGCGGTGCTGGCGCGGGTGGCGACGGGCGACATGTTCCTGGCCGGCATCATCCCGGGCCTGATGATGACGGCGGGCTTCTTCCTCGTGATCTTCTGCGTGGGTCTCGTCAGCCCCTTCCCCGCCCCCCGGCCGCTCGGCTGGGGGGATCGCCTGCGCCTGCTGCGCGATGGCGCGCTGACGCTGCTGATCCCGGTGGTCATCATCGGCAGCATCACCACGGGCGTCGCGACGGCCACCGAGAGTGCCGCCGTCGCCTGCGTCGCGGCCTATCTCATCGGCCGCTTCGTCACGCGCGAATTCCATGACCGGGACCTGCCGCGCATGCTGCTGGCGGCGGGGCGCAACGCGGCCGTGGTGCTCTTCATGGTCGCGACGGCGGCGGTCTTCGGCTGGGTGCTGACGTTCGGCAAGGTGCCGCAGGACATCGCGGCCTGGATCCAGACCATCGCGACCGGCCCCGTCTCCTTCATGCTGCTGGTGAACTTCATCCTGCTGGTGATCGGCACGGTGATCGACGGCATCCCGGGCCTCATCATGGTCGTGCCGATCCTTCTGCCCATCGCGACCGACATCTACGGGATCGATCCCGTGCATTTCGGCGTGGTGGTCTCGATCAACCTGGTGCTGGGCCTCGTCTCGCCGCCCGTGGGCATCGCGCTCTTCATCGCGGCGGCGGTGACGAAGATGAAGCCCGGCCAGATCTTCCTCTGGACCATCCCCTATTGCGTGACGACGGCGGTGGTCCTCGTCCTGCTCAGCATCTTCCCGGCGCTCACGCTCTACCTCGTGCGCTGA
- a CDS encoding substrate-binding periplasmic protein, whose amino-acid sequence MPPQPCGTDPAVARATRRAVLAAAFLLPAAASAQTVDDSLAGVVRRGVLRVNIGYWTASFVPQPAPGEPRMRDSFHEALARQIARQFGVRAELLPARESGDGIQRLNSGAVDLALAPPLTRNLLRQIMFCAPHAMMDLVVLGRTPPEGERARPRLDAMRLGTLAVLAPTLADRGALTSMMPVATPWLLMEHLLEGRLDGVIVTRVMADSALVHFEGAGLRVQQAITSAAFGGAVAYGAHDLRRAVNLAIEQLLLDGSLAALFRREMGLPFNPPYPE is encoded by the coding sequence ATGCCCCCCCAGCCCTGCGGCACCGATCCTGCCGTCGCACGGGCCACGCGCCGCGCCGTTCTCGCCGCCGCCTTCCTGCTGCCCGCCGCGGCCAGCGCGCAGACGGTGGATGACTCCCTCGCCGGGGTGGTCCGCCGCGGCGTGCTGCGGGTGAATATCGGCTACTGGACGGCCAGCTTCGTGCCCCAGCCCGCCCCCGGCGAACCGCGCATGCGCGACAGCTTCCACGAAGCCCTGGCGCGGCAGATCGCACGGCAGTTCGGCGTCCGGGCGGAACTCCTCCCCGCGCGCGAATCGGGCGACGGCATCCAGCGCCTGAATTCGGGCGCGGTGGACCTGGCCCTCGCGCCGCCGCTGACACGCAACCTGCTGCGCCAGATCATGTTCTGCGCGCCACACGCCATGATGGACCTGGTCGTTCTCGGCCGCACCCCGCCAGAGGGCGAGCGCGCGCGGCCGCGGCTCGACGCCATGCGCCTCGGCACGCTCGCCGTGCTGGCGCCGACGCTGGCCGATCGCGGCGCGTTGACGAGCATGATGCCGGTGGCCACGCCCTGGCTCCTGATGGAGCACCTGCTGGAGGGGCGGCTGGATGGCGTCATCGTCACCCGGGTCATGGCCGATTCCGCGCTCGTCCATTTCGAGGGCGCGGGGCTGCGCGTGCAGCAGGCCATCACCAGCGCGGCCTTCGGGGGCGCCGTCGCCTACGGGGCGCATGACCTGCGGCGCGCCGTCAACCTCGCCATCGAGCAACTCCTGCTCGATGGCAGCCTCGCCGCCCTGTTCCGCCGCGAGATGGGCCTCCCCTTCAACCCGCCTTATCCGGAATGA
- a CDS encoding ABC transporter substrate-binding protein encodes MPHQILPRRSLLGTGLSLALAAPALAQSADPQTVSFISWTSTEPIQAALRAQIASFMTATGLRVAHQHFPWSSYRTALLSRMLSEGPADVIWLSDAWLPEFAEAGWVRPIEDVAALMRFTPETRVSCVQGMSHRGEQYGLSYYSDHMSFLYNARLLQRAGFTEPPRNWNEMLQQAQVMRRRGISAAPLGLPLAADPWLIEIVSTLVFSFGGAFVAGGEPVMAQRPATRAALEFLARLILHEHVVATDAVNASEDDVLEAFGQGQHAFAILPTYRMRFLNNPARFAEAGNFHLTLMPNGGDATGHETCGWVRMYALTSAAAGNLRRLRNASAFMESFGGRDQTGEYTMAKRMLFGAGVPFCPTPLYRDPQVIDYVTRWSLGGNLLLRQQLDAVRTKDTISPWFGNWQSLTDPLWRAMCQGTLAPQAGLTLATEAWTGLRRSRN; translated from the coding sequence ATGCCGCATCAGATCCTTCCGCGTCGCAGCCTGCTGGGCACCGGGCTCTCCCTCGCGCTCGCGGCGCCGGCGCTGGCGCAGTCGGCCGACCCGCAGACCGTCAGCTTCATCAGCTGGACCAGCACCGAGCCCATCCAGGCCGCGCTGCGCGCGCAGATCGCGAGCTTCATGACGGCGACCGGCCTGCGCGTCGCGCACCAGCACTTCCCCTGGAGCAGCTACCGCACGGCGCTGCTCTCCCGCATGCTCAGCGAGGGGCCCGCCGATGTGATCTGGCTCTCCGACGCCTGGCTGCCGGAATTCGCGGAAGCCGGCTGGGTGCGGCCGATCGAGGATGTGGCGGCGCTGATGCGCTTCACGCCCGAGACGCGCGTCAGCTGCGTGCAGGGCATGAGCCACCGCGGCGAGCAATACGGGCTCTCCTACTACAGCGACCACATGAGCTTTCTCTACAATGCGCGCCTCCTGCAGCGCGCGGGCTTCACGGAGCCGCCCAGGAACTGGAACGAGATGCTGCAGCAGGCGCAGGTGATGCGCCGGCGGGGGATCTCGGCGGCGCCGCTCGGCCTGCCGCTCGCCGCCGACCCCTGGCTGATCGAGATCGTCTCCACCCTGGTGTTCAGCTTCGGCGGCGCCTTCGTGGCAGGCGGCGAGCCGGTGATGGCGCAGCGCCCGGCGACGCGCGCCGCGCTGGAATTCCTGGCCCGCCTCATCCTGCATGAGCATGTGGTCGCCACCGATGCGGTGAATGCGAGCGAGGATGACGTGCTGGAGGCCTTCGGCCAGGGCCAGCATGCCTTCGCCATCCTGCCCACCTACCGCATGCGCTTCCTGAACAACCCGGCGCGCTTTGCCGAGGCGGGGAATTTCCACCTCACGCTCATGCCCAATGGCGGCGACGCCACCGGGCACGAGACCTGCGGCTGGGTGCGGATGTACGCGCTCACTTCCGCCGCGGCGGGCAATCTGCGACGGCTGCGCAACGCCAGCGCCTTCATGGAGTCCTTCGGCGGGCGGGACCAAACGGGCGAATACACCATGGCCAAGCGCATGCTCTTCGGCGCCGGCGTGCCCTTCTGCCCGACGCCGCTCTACCGGGACCCGCAGGTGATCGACTACGTCACGCGCTGGAGCCTGGGCGGCAACCTGCTGCTGCGCCAGCAGCTCGATGCGGTGCGGACGAAGGACACGATCTCGCCCTGGTTCGGCAACTGGCAGTCCCTGACCGACCCGCTCTGGCGGGCGATGTGCCAGGGGACGCTGGCACCCCAGGCCGGCCTGACCCTGGCGACAGAGGCCTGGACGGGCCTCCGGCGGTCGAGGAACTGA
- a CDS encoding substrate-binding periplasmic protein: MLRAPLARRALLAGLPATLAAPARAAPDGSLRRVLDAGVLRLGVQVEGTVAATRGGDGSLRGYLPQLGRRIAEGLGLRAEFIAVPRGDMLGLSQQGRFDLGLGGAIASTWLAMSALLSDPIMRFQLVVLTPREQPVSGMAELRTWRVGILEGRSFAETLREAGVEEERTVIYPSWQASAEALARGAKEAAIVPTYHAREIQRLVPQATTRFTLGEFWHCAILRPGEHDLVRAVNVLLYLLRQEGELPALHRAFFDTDLGGRRTL, from the coding sequence ATGCTCCGCGCGCCCCTGGCCCGCCGTGCCCTTCTCGCCGGCCTGCCGGCCACCCTCGCCGCCCCGGCCCGGGCGGCGCCCGACGGCTCGCTCCGGCGCGTGCTCGATGCGGGCGTGCTGCGCCTCGGCGTGCAGGTGGAGGGCACGGTCGCCGCTACCCGCGGTGGCGACGGCAGCCTGCGCGGCTACCTGCCGCAGCTCGGCCGGCGCATCGCGGAGGGGCTTGGCCTGCGCGCCGAATTCATCGCGGTGCCGCGGGGCGACATGCTGGGCCTGTCGCAGCAGGGCCGCTTCGACCTGGGGCTGGGCGGGGCCATCGCCAGCACCTGGCTCGCCATGAGCGCCCTGCTGAGCGACCCGATCATGCGCTTCCAGCTCGTCGTGCTCACGCCGCGCGAGCAGCCGGTGAGCGGCATGGCGGAGCTGCGCACCTGGCGCGTGGGCATCCTGGAGGGCCGCTCCTTCGCCGAGACGCTGCGCGAGGCGGGCGTGGAGGAGGAGCGGACCGTGATCTACCCCAGCTGGCAGGCCTCGGCCGAGGCGCTGGCGCGCGGCGCGAAGGAGGCGGCGATCGTGCCCACCTATCACGCGCGGGAGATCCAGCGGCTGGTGCCGCAGGCCACCACGCGCTTCACCCTGGGCGAGTTCTGGCACTGCGCCATCCTCCGCCCGGGCGAGCATGACCTGGTGCGGGCGGTGAACGTGCTGCTCTACCTGCTGCGGCAGGAGGGCGAGCTGCCGGCGCTGCACCGCGCCTTCTTCGACACCGACCTGGGCGGGCGGAGGACGCTGTGA
- a CDS encoding transporter substrate-binding domain-containing protein, producing the protein MSAPPGPRRRHLLALAGLALGGSAPPGGARAAAPPDILRRVRDQGVVRIGVWLDAPPWGGFDADGRPDGSEVAIARLLARDMGLRLRLVRLKAGERMEALLEDRCDVLAAALPMAPPQIGRVAFTMPHGRVNTVFAAPSGLRLESMGDLVGRRVAMSAGTVAAEMAHAQLPPGAIALFTPGTPQTVEALLMGEADVAVTYDWQLRDLRLARPDLDILPQLPLHSWSYGLATQLGQPDLQRFLNIFLYLRGVDGTLADIHARYFASPLPEGLRFR; encoded by the coding sequence GTGAGCGCGCCCCCCGGCCCGCGGCGGCGGCACCTCCTGGCCCTGGCGGGTCTCGCCCTGGGCGGCTCCGCACCGCCCGGCGGCGCGCGGGCCGCGGCGCCGCCGGACATCCTGCGCCGCGTGAGGGACCAGGGCGTGGTCCGCATCGGCGTCTGGCTGGACGCGCCGCCCTGGGGCGGCTTCGACGCCGATGGCCGGCCCGATGGCTCCGAGGTCGCGATCGCGCGGCTGCTGGCGCGGGACATGGGCCTGCGCCTGCGCCTCGTGCGGCTGAAGGCCGGCGAGCGGATGGAGGCGCTGCTGGAGGATCGCTGCGACGTGCTGGCAGCCGCCCTGCCGATGGCGCCGCCGCAGATCGGGCGCGTCGCCTTCACCATGCCGCATGGCAGGGTGAACACGGTCTTCGCCGCACCTTCCGGCCTTCGCCTCGAATCGATGGGCGACCTGGTGGGCCGGCGGGTGGCGATGTCGGCGGGGACGGTCGCGGCGGAAATGGCGCATGCGCAGCTCCCGCCCGGCGCCATCGCGCTCTTCACGCCGGGCACGCCGCAGACGGTGGAGGCGCTGCTGATGGGCGAGGCCGATGTGGCCGTCACCTATGACTGGCAGCTGAGGGACCTGCGCCTCGCGCGGCCGGACCTCGACATCCTGCCGCAACTGCCGCTGCATTCCTGGAGCTATGGCCTCGCCACGCAGCTCGGCCAGCCGGATTTGCAGCGCTTCCTGAACATCTTCCTCTATCTGCGCGGGGTGGACGGCACGCTGGCCGACATCCACGCCCGCTACTTCGCCTCGCCCCTGCCCGAGGGGCTGCGCTTCCGCTGA
- a CDS encoding Bug family tripartite tricarboxylate transporter substrate binding protein, whose amino-acid sequence MTTRFTRRAALAGAGLLPAGLALPALAQPAWPTRPVRIVVPFAPGGSVDTMARAIATRMAERTGQTVTVENRAGANGTVGGIGVSQSAPDGYTLLVSASVQTIARLVMRAPGYDPLTDLKPVARVGEGPCLMAINPSRPQTTMAEMAAAIRANPREWSAGVSALGSAGHLASIEFVRQIGADVTFVPYRGTAPILVDLLGGRLGFNTDPMLAMLPPVRAGSLRGIALTAPQRSPAAPEIPTTAEAGFASVDSHSWWAIWGPPRLPEGIIAQINAQVEAIMGEEAIRNRLTGLGIVPLFQAGAALDSYIARDFDKAQTLLRLARVEPE is encoded by the coding sequence GTGACCACCCGCTTCACCCGCCGCGCCGCGCTGGCCGGCGCCGGCCTCCTGCCGGCCGGCCTCGCACTTCCCGCCCTCGCGCAGCCCGCCTGGCCGACGCGGCCCGTGCGCATCGTCGTTCCCTTCGCCCCCGGCGGTTCGGTGGACACCATGGCGCGCGCCATCGCCACCCGCATGGCCGAGCGCACCGGCCAGACGGTGACCGTCGAGAACCGCGCCGGCGCCAATGGCACGGTGGGCGGCATCGGTGTCTCGCAATCGGCGCCGGATGGCTACACGCTGCTCGTCTCGGCCTCGGTGCAGACCATCGCGCGCCTCGTCATGCGCGCCCCGGGCTACGACCCGCTGACCGACCTCAAGCCCGTGGCCCGCGTGGGCGAGGGGCCCTGCCTCATGGCGATCAACCCCAGCCGCCCGCAGACCACCATGGCGGAGATGGCCGCCGCCATCCGCGCCAATCCGCGCGAATGGTCGGCCGGCGTCTCGGCGCTCGGTTCCGCCGGGCACCTCGCCTCCATCGAGTTCGTGCGGCAGATCGGCGCCGACGTGACCTTCGTGCCCTATCGCGGCACCGCGCCCATCCTGGTGGACCTGCTGGGCGGGCGCCTCGGCTTCAACACCGACCCGATGCTGGCCATGCTGCCGCCGGTGCGCGCGGGCAGCCTGCGCGGCATCGCCCTCACGGCCCCGCAGCGCAGCCCCGCCGCGCCCGAGATCCCGACCACGGCCGAGGCCGGCTTTGCCAGCGTGGATTCGCATTCCTGGTGGGCCATCTGGGGCCCGCCGCGCCTGCCCGAGGGCATCATCGCCCAGATCAACGCGCAGGTGGAGGCGATCATGGGCGAGGAGGCGATCCGCAATCGCCTCACCGGCCTTGGCATCGTGCCGCTGTTCCAGGCGGGCGCGGCGCTGGACAGCTACATCGCGCGCGACTTCGACAAGGCGCAGACCCTGCTGCGCCTCGCCCGCGTCGAGCCTGAGTGA
- the cysE gene encoding serine O-acetyltransferase: MTLEIIELGRSIRERDPARPSWPEVIFSYPGLHAVLWHRLAHRLWTLGLRGLGRFTSHLGRMLTGIEIHPGAKIGRRLFIDHGMGVVIGETATIGDDVTIYHGVTLGGLSLKAGKRHPDVLDGAILGAGAQVLGPITVGRGARVGANAVAVASVPDGTTVVGIPARCSGPDCPEVVTVGYGLPAQEIDPVGERLAALEGEMRALRVALEQRRAS; encoded by the coding sequence ATGACCCTCGAGATCATCGAACTCGGCCGCTCGATCCGGGAGCGGGACCCGGCGCGCCCCTCCTGGCCCGAGGTCATCTTCTCCTATCCCGGCCTGCATGCGGTGCTGTGGCATCGCCTCGCGCACCGGCTCTGGACGCTGGGCCTGCGCGGCCTGGGCCGCTTCACCTCGCATCTGGGGCGCATGCTGACCGGCATCGAGATCCATCCCGGCGCGAAGATCGGCCGGCGGCTCTTCATCGACCACGGCATGGGCGTCGTCATCGGCGAGACGGCGACGATCGGCGATGACGTGACCATCTATCACGGCGTGACGCTGGGCGGCCTCTCGCTCAAGGCGGGCAAGCGCCACCCGGATGTGCTGGACGGCGCCATCCTCGGCGCGGGGGCCCAGGTGCTGGGGCCGATCACCGTGGGCCGCGGCGCGCGCGTCGGTGCCAATGCAGTCGCCGTCGCCTCCGTGCCGGACGGCACGACGGTGGTGGGCATTCCCGCCCGTTGCTCCGGGCCCGACTGCCCCGAGGTGGTGACCGTGGGCTATGGCCTGCCCGCGCAGGAAATCGACCCGGTGGGCGAGCGGCTTGCCGCGCTGGAAGGCGAAATGCGCGCGCTGCGCGTGGCCCTTGAGCAGCGCCGCGCCAGCTGA
- a CDS encoding cysteine synthase A gives MNAITPAPVPGLLGAIGNTPLIRLGRASAATGCEILGKAEFMNPGGSVKDRAALAIIQGAEARGELRPGGVIVEGTAGNTGIGLTLVGNARGYRSVIVMPETQSQEKIDFLRMIGADLRLIPAKPFKDPGNYVHYSRRLAEELNAADPGSALWANQFDNLDNREGHRRTTGAEIIAQAGGRVDAFTCACGTGGTLAGIALALKAHDATTRVVLADPMGSALYAWRKTGTPEMSEGGSITEGIGQSRVPGNLEGAPIDDALQVTDEEALEQVFDLTLHEGLCIGGSAGINVAAAVKLARIMGPGHRIVTILCDGGARYQSKLFNPEFLRSKGLPVPSWLA, from the coding sequence ATGAACGCCATCACACCCGCACCCGTCCCGGGCCTCCTCGGCGCCATCGGGAACACGCCGCTCATCCGCCTCGGGCGCGCCAGCGCCGCCACGGGCTGCGAGATCCTGGGCAAGGCCGAATTCATGAATCCCGGCGGCTCGGTGAAGGATCGCGCGGCGCTCGCCATCATCCAGGGGGCCGAGGCACGGGGCGAGCTCCGCCCGGGCGGCGTCATCGTCGAGGGCACGGCGGGCAACACCGGCATCGGCCTGACGCTGGTCGGCAATGCGCGCGGCTACCGCAGCGTCATCGTGATGCCGGAGACGCAGAGCCAGGAGAAGATCGACTTCCTGCGCATGATCGGCGCCGATCTCCGGCTGATCCCGGCCAAGCCCTTCAAGGACCCCGGCAACTACGTCCATTATTCACGCCGGCTGGCGGAGGAATTGAACGCGGCCGACCCCGGTTCCGCCCTCTGGGCCAACCAGTTCGACAATCTGGACAACCGCGAGGGCCATCGCCGCACCACTGGCGCCGAGATCATCGCCCAGGCGGGCGGCCGGGTGGATGCCTTCACCTGCGCCTGCGGCACCGGCGGCACGCTGGCCGGCATTGCCCTGGCGCTGAAGGCGCATGACGCCACCACCCGCGTGGTGCTGGCCGACCCGATGGGCTCCGCCCTCTACGCCTGGCGCAAGACCGGCACGCCCGAGATGAGTGAGGGCGGCTCCATCACCGAGGGCATCGGCCAGTCCCGCGTGCCCGGCAACCTGGAGGGCGCGCCGATCGATGACGCGCTGCAGGTGACGGATGAGGAGGCGCTGGAACAGGTCTTCGACCTGACACTGCATGAGGGGCTGTGCATCGGCGGCTCGGCCGGCATCAACGTCGCCGCCGCGGTGAAGCTGGCGCGGATCATGGGGCCCGGCCACCGCATCGTCACCATCCTCTGCGACGGGGGCGCGCGCTACCAGTCCAAGCTGTTCAACCCGGAATTCCTGCGCTCCAAGGGCCTGCCCGTGCCAAGCTGGCTGGCATGA
- a CDS encoding Bug family tripartite tricarboxylate transporter substrate binding protein — MNRRQILALPALALATSALATSAWAQADRPIRLIVPVAPGGSQDIVARLIARHLGPVLGQSIVVENHPGAGSNIGYELGARARPDGLTLIAGSDSLSINKGLFRRLSFDPVEDFAAVAQVTSVPQILVVKADFPAASLADFVALSRRQPIAVGTPGNGSLSHLLIEQLQQATETRWTHAPYRGGALAVNDLLGGSLQGVMINIGAVTQHVQAGRLRGLAVSTGARTAALPDVPTLAEAGVSNIAVSGWHGLVAPRGTEAATVLRINQAVGEVLRIAEVRERLAALGIEPVDAPPEALAAKLREDAERWAPLIRRTGMQPD, encoded by the coding sequence ATGAACCGCCGCCAGATCCTTGCCCTCCCCGCCCTCGCCCTGGCCACCTCCGCCTTGGCCACCTCCGCCTGGGCGCAAGCCGACCGCCCCATCCGCCTCATCGTCCCCGTGGCGCCGGGCGGCAGCCAGGACATCGTGGCCCGGCTCATCGCCCGCCACCTGGGCCCCGTGCTCGGCCAGAGCATCGTGGTGGAGAACCACCCCGGTGCCGGCAGCAATATCGGCTATGAACTGGGCGCCCGCGCCCGGCCGGATGGCCTGACGCTGATCGCGGGCTCGGACAGCCTGTCCATCAACAAGGGCCTGTTCCGCCGCCTCTCCTTCGACCCGGTGGAGGATTTCGCGGCCGTGGCACAGGTCACCTCGGTGCCGCAGATCCTGGTGGTGAAGGCGGATTTCCCGGCGGCCAGCCTGGCCGATTTCGTGGCGCTCAGCCGCCGCCAGCCCATCGCCGTCGGCACGCCGGGCAATGGCAGCCTCTCCCACCTGCTGATCGAGCAGCTGCAGCAGGCGACCGAGACCCGCTGGACCCATGCGCCCTATCGCGGCGGCGCGCTGGCGGTGAATGACCTGCTGGGCGGCTCGCTCCAGGGCGTGATGATCAATATCGGCGCCGTCACGCAACATGTGCAGGCCGGGCGCCTGCGCGGCCTCGCCGTCTCGACCGGCGCGCGCACGGCCGCCCTGCCCGACGTGCCGACGCTGGCCGAGGCCGGCGTCTCCAACATCGCCGTCTCGGGCTGGCATGGGCTGGTGGCGCCGCGCGGCACGGAGGCCGCGACGGTGCTGCGCATCAACCAGGCCGTGGGCGAGGTGCTGCGCATCGCCGAGGTGCGGGAGCGTCTGGCCGCGCTCGGCATCGAGCCGGTGGATGCGCCGCCCGAGGCGCTGGCCGCCAAGCTGCGCGAGGATGCCGAGCGCTGGGCGCCGCTGATCCGCCGCACCGGCATGCAGCCCGATTGA
- a CDS encoding SOUL family heme-binding protein: MRDGTEEPPFTVIARLGPAPGEVEIRRYAPRLVAEMTVTGDEVSARSAAFRPLAAYIFGDNTASERIGMTAPVAQGSNAASSERIGMTAPVAQSGGAGEWRIGFFMPARYTLATLPRPRDPRITIVTLPEAELAVLRFSGLPGAEAVAAAQARLAAALEGGCWLPSGTGGAWFYDPPWTIPNLRRSEVWLPVRNNC; the protein is encoded by the coding sequence ATGCGCGACGGCACCGAGGAACCACCCTTCACCGTGATCGCCCGCCTGGGCCCCGCCCCAGGCGAGGTGGAGATCCGCCGCTATGCGCCGCGCCTCGTGGCCGAGATGACGGTCACGGGGGACGAGGTGAGCGCCCGCAGCGCCGCCTTCCGGCCGCTTGCCGCCTATATCTTCGGCGATAACACGGCCAGCGAGCGCATCGGCATGACGGCCCCCGTGGCCCAAGGAAGCAACGCGGCGAGCAGCGAGCGGATCGGGATGACAGCGCCGGTCGCGCAATCCGGCGGCGCCGGGGAATGGCGCATCGGCTTCTTCATGCCGGCCCGCTACACGCTGGCCACCCTGCCCCGCCCGCGCGACCCGCGCATCACGATCGTGACCCTGCCCGAGGCGGAGCTGGCCGTGCTGCGCTTCTCGGGCCTGCCGGGCGCGGAGGCGGTGGCGGCGGCGCAGGCGCGCCTCGCGGCCGCACTCGAGGGCGGCTGCTGGCTTCCCAGCGGCACGGGCGGCGCCTGGTTCTACGACCCGCCCTGGACCATCCCGAACCTGCGCCGCAGCGAGGTCTGGCTGCCGGTCAGGAACAATTGTTGA
- a CDS encoding zinc-binding dehydrogenase, protein MKAAIVTAEGLKLQEVPVPKPGPEQILIKLRAIGLNRADLGVAAGHAHGAVGGIGAIPGLEAAGEIVECGSAVPAHLKPGMRVMGGMGACYAEYAVADWGRVNLVPDTNMPWEVAATLPVALQTMHNAVVTHGLCGPGSAIMIQGASSGVGLMGLQIARLMGASVIVGSSTNPEKRARLGEFGATLAVDTNDPAWVKQVLDATGGRGVDSVVDQISGPLVSQTLAATRILGRIINVGRLGGAVADFDFDLHAARRISYIGVTFRTRSNEEVREIVRLMRQDLWAALEAGKLALPLDRVFHLDEVHDALAHMKANAHFGKIAMVTG, encoded by the coding sequence ATGAAAGCCGCCATCGTCACCGCAGAAGGCCTGAAGCTGCAGGAGGTCCCCGTGCCCAAGCCCGGGCCGGAGCAGATCCTCATCAAGCTGCGCGCCATTGGCCTGAACCGCGCCGATCTCGGCGTGGCGGCCGGCCACGCGCATGGCGCGGTGGGCGGCATCGGCGCCATCCCGGGCCTGGAGGCGGCCGGCGAGATCGTCGAATGCGGCAGCGCGGTGCCTGCGCATCTCAAGCCCGGCATGCGCGTCATGGGCGGCATGGGCGCCTGCTACGCCGAATACGCCGTCGCCGATTGGGGGCGCGTGAACCTGGTGCCCGACACCAACATGCCCTGGGAAGTGGCGGCGACGCTGCCGGTCGCGCTGCAGACCATGCACAATGCGGTCGTCACGCACGGGCTGTGCGGCCCGGGCTCGGCCATCATGATCCAGGGCGCCTCCTCGGGCGTCGGCCTGATGGGCCTGCAGATCGCGCGCCTCATGGGCGCCTCCGTCATCGTCGGCAGCTCGACCAATCCCGAGAAGCGCGCGCGCCTCGGCGAGTTCGGCGCGACGCTGGCGGTGGACACGAACGACCCCGCCTGGGTGAAGCAGGTGCTGGACGCGACGGGCGGCCGCGGCGTGGATTCCGTGGTGGACCAGATCAGCGGCCCGCTGGTCTCGCAGACGCTGGCGGCGACGCGCATCCTGGGCCGGATCATCAATGTGGGCCGCCTGGGCGGCGCCGTCGCGGACTTCGACTTCGACCTGCATGCCGCGCGCCGCATTTCCTATATCGGCGTCACCTTCCGCACCCGCAGCAACGAGGAGGTGCGGGAGATCGTCCGCCTCATGCGGCAGGACCTCTGGGCGGCGCTGGAGGCGGGCAAGCTGGCGCTGCCGCTGGATCGCGTCTTCCACCTGGACGAGGTGCATGACGCGCTGGCGCATATGAAAGCGAATGCGCATTTCGGGAAGATCGCGATGGTGACGGGCTGA